The region CGACGAATTCAAATTCGCAACAGCCAGTGTCCCTGCGCCCGTCGTCTGATCAGCGAGAACAAGTCGACCATTCACCAGCGAAGCAGAGATCTTTCCCGCATTATCCGCATCATCATTGATCCGAGTCAGTACATCACCAATCGTTAATGCACCATCGAGATTGACATCGACCTGGGATCCATCGGCAGTCGTGAATCTCAGGTCATCAAGACTGGCTTGCTGATAAAGGCCATTTCCGTCGTTAATCGTGCTTAGCAGAAAGTTTTCCGTCACTTCCAACAGATCATTACCGGTTAATGTCGAACCGCTGACTGTCGTCGCAATCCCCAACTGGCTGGCCGTTTTTCCGCCCGAGATATCGGCAATGGTCAGTGAACCTGAGCCTCCCGAGAGATCGGTGATGACCAGCCGATCCTGTTGAATCTTGGCGCTGATATTGATGCCACTGGCTTCATTCAGAGCACTGACAACATCTTCAATGGAAACAGCTTTCGATAGATCGACGGTTGCAGTGGTTCCGGTCCGGTCGGTAATACGGATGTTCCCTCTCTGAACTCCACTCCCTCCATTGAGCAGCTCCAACCGTGTGGTCGAGTTCAATCGCGCAGGATTCGAGATTTTAATCTGACCGGCTTTGCCGACAGTTTGTGTGTCGGCATTTGCAAAACCTCGGGAAGTCGTCTGGGCAAAACTTGCCTCTCGAATGGCCTGAAACTGATAACTTCCCACCTGTGCGCCAGATCTGGTAGTCACTGCCAGCTGATTGGGATCACCTACCGCCACGCTCGTCGTGCGAAAGGTCGATGCGGAAGCCAGCTTACTGGTGGCTGTCTGAAGATTCAGAATCGTCGCCGAAAGCTGCGTAAACGCCGCCTGCTTAGACTGAACATTCTTCAGTCTCGATTCCAGTCGAGCCGCGGGGGCACGTTCGGCATTGATGATCGCATCTGTCAACGCGGAATAATCAATACCACTGATCAGTCCGGTTCCAGTGGAAATGCCAGTCATGACAGAATCACCACGTGACTGAAAACTGATCAGAACCTGAGACTCGAATTTCCGGCTCGTCATCAACCCGTCGAATGAACATCAGGCCCTATCAAAGCCACTTTGTATCAGTCTTAACGAGGATTCCGCAGGAGTCTCTTCTCGATTGATCGGACAGGTCATCCATTTCTCATCATGGAAAGTCCACCGTTCCTGTCCTTAATAGCACACGGCTCACTTCAGTTTAACGATTATGACTGAGATGCCGATTACCAGCCGTTTGACAGGAGGCCTGACCAGCCGAATTCCAGAACCTGCTTCGTCGAGAATGTTGGGCCATCGCGTCGGCGGTCACGGCGCTCAGATGTCAGGAAAATCAGACCGACAAGAAAAAAATGCACAATTGACCAGAACAAAGTCTACGGCGGGACTGGAAATCAACATCAAAACGGCCTGTACAAAAGAGTTCTCTCTTGACGATTTCATCCTCACATGGTTTTAATAAGCAGTGGTTGAACTGTTGTCAGAAGTACCGGCTGGGGTCTGCCGTAAGGCGGATTCGGGAAACTGGCGGCAACATTCTGTCTGACATCCACGAGCAATTGTGTGTTATCGGGCAGATTTATGGTGTGTTTGGCAATTCTGACGGTGGGGACCGAAGGAATGGCCAGCTTTCTGATTTGCTACAAAGTCGCCAGTGTCATTGAGTTTTTGGCGAAAATTGGTCGATAAACCAATGCCCGAACTCTCTGACAAAGGCTTGTGCATCACTTTGCAACTGGATTTGCAACGTGGTGAACATGTGGCATTTCGAAGTGCCGGAAGGTTTTTTCTGTCTTTGATGGACAAGACTCACGGCGAATCGAGCTGCAGTGGAACAGCCGCTCGATCCTGAGGGCTGCTACGATGGCAGGCAATAACTTACATACAGACGCTGTCCCACGCATTGTGGTGACCGGGGTGGGTATCGTCTCGCCCATTGGCATTGGTAAAGAGGCGTTCTGGGACAGCCTCAGCCAGGGAGTATCCGGAATCCAGGCAGATTCCAATATCTCTGGTCATCCATTGGGAGCAAAGGTCAATGAGTTTGACCCTGTCGCTCATATCTACCAGAAGAAGTTTATTCGCGTCATGCCGCGAGAAGTGCAACTGGGTGTGGCTGCCGCCTCAATGGCGATGAAAGATGCCGGTCTGGAGCGAGGCGATCTTGATCCTTACCGCATTGGCGTCGAGTTTGGCGCCAGTCATATCTCGACCTCAGCGGAAGATCTGCTCGATGCCGCCCGCGGCCTGAAAACCGTTGTCGATCCCGAACGATTCGCCAGTCAATTTGGCTCTGCGAACATGGATCAGATTGGCCCGCTGTGGCTGATCAAGCAACTCCCCAACATGCCTGCCTGCCATGTCGCGATGGAGCACGATGCCCGCGGCCCTAACAACACAATTACCAGCTCGGAATCGTCTGCGATCCTGGCACTTGCCGAAGCCGTTCGAACTATCGAACGTGGTGCCGCAGATGTCATGATCGTGGGTGCGTGCAGTTCGCATTTTGACCCAGTCGAATGGACACGAGTTACCACTTACGAGCAGTTAAGCCAGGAATCCGATCCTGATCGTGCCTGCCGCCCATTCGATTTAAATCGGTCGGGAACGGTCATGGGTGAAGGAGCAGGGGCGTTCATTATTGAACGATATGAGCACGCCATGGCTCGTGGTGCAACCATCTATGGGGAAGTGCTGGGAGTTGGAGCAGGTTGTGATGGTGCAGGTTTAGAAAATCGCCGCCAGGGGACAGGTCTGGTGCGAGCGATCGAGCATGCTTTGCGCCGCAGTCAGCTTACTCCGCAGCATCTGGGCCATATCAACGCGCACGGCAAAGGGACCATCATTGATGACCTGACAGAAGCCAGGGCCTACCACAGGGTCCTTGGTTCTGTTGCGGAGACGATCCCCGTCACGGCACTAAAGAGTTACTTTGGTCACTTCGATGCCGGTGCTGGTGCGGTCGAACTCGTAGGCAGCATTCTCGCATTACGTCATCGGCTGATTCCCCATACGCTCAATTACCGCACTCCCGATCCTGAGTGCCGACTCAAAATTGTGCGCGGTGAGCCTCGGCGCATGACCAGCGACATCGCCCTCAGTGTCAATCGTACACGCATGGGTCAGAGTGCTGCTGCTGTCATTCGCGCGATTTAGTGCCGAGTACGTGCTGAAGCCAGTACTGAAGTGCCATCTCAAGTTAGAATCGTCAAAAAGGCTGCTACCGCTTTGGGCTGTAGCAGCCTTTCTTGTTTAGCAACATATCTGCCTACATCTTCTGGGCACCAGCTTTACCGCTCTCCACGGCAAAGCTCGCACGCGTCACCAGTGGTGCACCGGGCTTGTCGACATACTCAACGACCTGATAGTTCGACGTCCAGCTCTTAGGAGTGATCTCACAACTGACATACCCGCGCTCGGCATTGTAGAACTTCACGA is a window of Planctopirus limnophila DSM 3776 DNA encoding:
- a CDS encoding beta-ketoacyl-[acyl-carrier-protein] synthase family protein, with protein sequence MAGNNLHTDAVPRIVVTGVGIVSPIGIGKEAFWDSLSQGVSGIQADSNISGHPLGAKVNEFDPVAHIYQKKFIRVMPREVQLGVAAASMAMKDAGLERGDLDPYRIGVEFGASHISTSAEDLLDAARGLKTVVDPERFASQFGSANMDQIGPLWLIKQLPNMPACHVAMEHDARGPNNTITSSESSAILALAEAVRTIERGAADVMIVGACSSHFDPVEWTRVTTYEQLSQESDPDRACRPFDLNRSGTVMGEGAGAFIIERYEHAMARGATIYGEVLGVGAGCDGAGLENRRQGTGLVRAIEHALRRSQLTPQHLGHINAHGKGTIIDDLTEARAYHRVLGSVAETIPVTALKSYFGHFDAGAGAVELVGSILALRHRLIPHTLNYRTPDPECRLKIVRGEPRRMTSDIALSVNRTRMGQSAAAVIRAI